A single Antechinus flavipes isolate AdamAnt ecotype Samford, QLD, Australia chromosome 5, AdamAnt_v2, whole genome shotgun sequence DNA region contains:
- the RIBC2 gene encoding RIB43A-like with coiled-coils protein 2, whose amino-acid sequence MMSMRASNVVQPQDYKEAAALERARHAELQLQRRLLNARERLIGGDYSAWAAQVCDRKMQEAAERRKQTMIGAEMKHHDSIASILEERQRRDRRNLEKTLCEFRQNFQKPEDRQDFDLSDPLALKKDTPARVSDQDVANPVSGMQKFAGEDQNAQERKKAQQLMNRTWVLEQQRVWDDALAEHKLAEDVFHKSMLEFDQSAVDLQKLELAVKRTACKAVKDFNKNQVLEEVERKRLDHKKEEEDNMVEITNNLQSRFLSEDQLYKTRPCKEAITEWKSMKKEQLEEILQVQKQQIQDKQKVQEEERQRDFDWDQRRIQEARATLLFERQQQRINRELRRAIDNENMNLAKEHKDMEDYLNKQLYINRLTSQFFDQFNSSSK is encoded by the exons ATGATGTCCATGAGGGCGAGCAATGTGGTGCAGCCCCAGGACTACAAAGAAGCGGCTGCCCTGGAGAGGGCCAGGCACGCGGAGCTGCAGCTGCAGAGGCGCTTGTTGAACGCCCGGGAGCGGTTGATAGGG GGAGATTATAGCGCTTGGGCCGCCCAGGTTTGCGATCGGAAGATGCAAGAAGCCGCTGAGAGAAGGAAGCAGACAATGATCG GAGCGGAGATGAAGCACCATGACAGCATCGCCAGCATCTTGGAAGAGCGTCAGCGCAGGGACAGGCGCAACTTGGAGAAGACCCTGTGCGAGTTCCGGCAGAACTTCCAGAAGCCCGAGGACCGGCAGGACTTTGACTTGTCCGACCCGCTGGCCCTGAAGAAGGACACTCCTGCGCGCGTCTCTGACCAGGACGTCGCGAACCCTGTCTCTGGGATGCAGAAGTTCGCGGGCGAGGACCAGAATGCTCAGGAGAGGAAGAAGGCCCAGCAGCTGATGAACCGGACCTGGGTCCTGGAGCAGCAGAGGGTGTGGGACGACGCTCTGGCCGAGCACAAGCTGGCAG AGGATGTTTTCCACAAGAGCATGCTGGAATTTGACCAGTCCGCCGTGGACCTTCAGAAGCTGGAGCTCGCCGTTAAACGCACGGCGTGTAAGGCTGTGAAGGATTTCAACAAAAACCAG GTGCTtgaagaagtggaaaggaaaaggCTGGATcacaaaaaagaagaggaagacaaTATGGTGGAGATCACCAACAACCTGCAGAGTAGGTTCCTGTCTGAGGACCAGCTGTACAAGACCAGGCCCTGCAAGGAGGCCATAACCGAGTGGAAGAGCATGAAGAAGGAGCAGCTGGAAGAGATTTTGCAGGTCCAGAAGCAGCAGATCCAGGACAAGCAG AAAGTTCAAGAGGAGGAGAGGCAACGGGACTTTGATTGGGATCAGCGGAGAATCCAGGAGGCCAGAGCCACCCTCCTGTTTGAGAGGCAGCAACAGCGCATCAACCGGGAGCTCCGCCGAGCCATAGATAATGAGAACATGAACTTGGCTAAGGAACATAAAGACAT GGAAGATTACCTCAACAAGCAACTCTACATTAATCGGCTCACCTCCCAGTTCTTCGACCAGTTTAATTCAAGTAGTAAATAA